From a single Nicotiana tabacum cultivar K326 chromosome 8, ASM71507v2, whole genome shotgun sequence genomic region:
- the LOC107818090 gene encoding uncharacterized protein LOC107818090 yields the protein MDFFKVKKFRKAHKPEPVADTEDKHVPLPGEQKNENGNVGKSAYVDTTNAEPEDDDDDFITNEVKRRLKELRRNSFMVLIPEESAPEDEEADDEEEQTNMNPGDWRDVEAEGRQFWSGFNAVYDKYSEQMLFYDRLHAQQLREFGSHIPTTSSPRSASKKLVSPFRCLSLKKMDESQDETEHLHQPVAELYQDLETAYVAQLCLTWEVLHCQHTQLSQKISCQPESAISYNHSAQQFQQFLVLLQRFIENEPFEPGMRPEIYARMRKALPMLLQVPKVQGFDQQKLEDDELPVLAPDLLKVIESSILTFRLFVKMDKKSGSVRNLFGSQNQMSTPLHQIQCSLEKKKVKLKELRKRKKNLKKKSWPTVPGDVDLLLGLIDVKVMNRVLRMERISKEQLFWCEEKMKKLDINDGKLQRDPSIILFPC from the exons ATGGATTTCTTCAAAGTGAAGAAGTTCAGAAAGGCCCATAAACCTGAACCAGTGGCTGATACAGAGGATAAGCATGTTCCACTGCCAGGGGAGCAAAAAAATGAGAATGGTAATGTGGGCAAATCAGCTTATGTTGATACCACTAATGCGGAACCAGAAGACGACGATGATGACTTCATCACCAATGAAGTAAAGAGGAGGTTGAAGGAACTGAGGAGAAATAGTTTTATGGTATTGATTCCTGAGGAGTCGGCCCCAGAAGATGAAgaagcagatgatgaagaagaacagACTAACATGAATCCTGGTGATTGGAGGGACGTTGAAGCAGAAGGACGACAGTTTTGGTCTGGGTTCAATGCTGTCTATGATAAATACTCGGAACAAATGCTGTTTTATGACCGCCTGCATGCTCAGCAGCTGAGAGAATTTG GTTCTCATATTCCAACTACCTCTTCTCCAAGATCTGCATCTAAAAAGCTTGTCTCCCCCTTTCGGTGCCTATCCTTGAAAAAAATGGATGAATCTCAAGATGAAACTGAGCACTTGCACCAGCCTGTGGCTGAGCTTTATCAAGATCTTGAAACCGCTTATGTAGCTCAGTTGTGCTTGACCTGGGAAGTTCTTCACTGTCAACACACGCAATTGAGTCAGAAAATCTCTTGCCAACCTGAGAGTGCAATTTCCTACAATCACAGTGCCCAACAATTTCAGCAGTTCTTGGTCTTGTTACAACGGtttattgaaaatgaacctttTGAACCTGGTATGAGGCCTGAAATTTATGCTCGCATGAGAAAAGCATTGCCAATGCTACTTCAGGTTCCTAAAGTTCAAG GTTTTGATCAACAGAAATTGGAAGATGATGAGTTGCCAGTTCTTGCGCCAGATCTACTTAAAGTGATTGAAAGCTCAATCCTCACTTTTCGTTTATTTGTGAAGATGGACAAGAAGTCTGGCAGTGTACGCAATCTTTTCGGAAGCCAGAACCAGATGTCAACGCCCCTTCATCAGATTCAATGTTCTCTTGAAAAG AAAAAGGTGAAACTGAAGGAACTaaggaagagaaagaaaaacttgaagaagaaatcatgGCCTACCGTGCCAGGGGATGTGGACttgttgcttggtctaattgatGTTAAAGTCATGAATAGGGTCCTAAGAATGGAAAGAATTAGTAAGGAGCAGTTATTCTGGTGtgaagaaaagatgaagaagctaGATATAAATGACGGCAAGCTGCAGAGAGACCCCTCTATTATCTTATTTCCTTGTTAG